A single genomic interval of Psychroserpens sp. NJDZ02 harbors:
- a CDS encoding TonB-dependent receptor plug domain-containing protein: MKKTIVLLLSICYSVVSFAQTQIDSIQYLDEIELSDIKLKHNAAGFKVTVLNDSVLSKNQSSFTDLLRFNSNLYFKENGYGMVSSPSFRGTNASQTAVIWNGININSQLNGQTDFSTINTNNINQVVIRNGGGSVQYGSGAIGGSVHLNNNLNFSKHLKNDVKINYGSFETKNISLVTDYGQDKFAFNLGLNYIDSENDYKYLNSDQVNENGAFNNLSLNVNLGYFISEKDVIKLYHQSFIGDRDFSGTTTTPSKSKFEDINSRSMLEWVRTDHYYKSNFKVAYLKEYFEYYQNQDSDFFTFGQVNTFLVKHNFNYKISKRLSVTSILDYNTFKGEGSSFGNPDRSIFSATGLLQYNLNSNLNIGFNVRQDVNSDFKSPLLFSVDALIGVTEYYKIKINGSKNYRIPTFNDLFWQPGGNLDLVPESSYQIDLGHVLDFDWLHLQLNTYYIKSKNLIQWKPSNSGFWSPQNIAEAHSYGLELGIGVTKKINNHQLKLSSNYSYTVSENLETKKQLIYVPFHKANATIAYCFKRLSTYYQHLFNGSVFTTSDNLEGPFYSLESFNVSNFGVNYKVLQHSDHQIDLGLKVNNVFNKLYQNVAFRPMPNRNFNIQLHYKF, from the coding sequence ATGAAAAAAACAATTGTATTATTACTTTCGATATGTTATAGTGTTGTGTCTTTTGCACAAACACAAATAGACTCTATCCAATATTTAGACGAAATTGAATTGAGTGATATTAAGCTGAAACATAATGCTGCTGGATTTAAAGTTACTGTTTTAAATGATTCTGTTTTAAGTAAGAATCAATCAAGCTTTACTGATTTATTGCGCTTTAATTCTAACCTCTACTTTAAAGAAAACGGTTATGGGATGGTGTCGTCCCCTTCGTTTAGAGGGACAAATGCCTCGCAGACTGCTGTAATTTGGAATGGTATAAATATTAATTCGCAATTAAATGGTCAGACAGATTTTAGCACTATAAATACTAATAACATTAATCAAGTTGTTATTAGAAATGGAGGCGGTAGTGTGCAATATGGAAGCGGTGCAATTGGTGGAAGTGTGCATTTGAATAACAATTTAAATTTCAGTAAACATTTAAAAAATGATGTAAAAATAAACTATGGTAGTTTTGAAACTAAGAATATCAGTCTTGTTACAGATTATGGACAAGATAAATTTGCTTTTAATTTAGGATTGAATTATATCGATTCTGAGAATGACTATAAATATTTAAACTCAGATCAAGTGAATGAAAATGGGGCGTTTAATAATTTAAGTCTTAATGTTAATTTGGGTTATTTTATTTCTGAAAAAGATGTAATTAAATTATATCATCAGTCTTTTATTGGTGACCGTGATTTTTCTGGAACAACTACAACACCATCTAAAAGTAAATTTGAAGATATAAATTCTAGGTCTATGTTAGAATGGGTTAGAACGGACCATTACTATAAATCTAATTTTAAAGTAGCATATTTAAAGGAGTATTTTGAATATTACCAAAATCAAGATTCTGACTTTTTTACATTCGGACAGGTAAATACTTTTTTAGTTAAGCATAATTTTAATTATAAAATATCTAAGCGGTTAAGTGTTACTAGTATTTTAGATTATAACACCTTTAAAGGTGAAGGAAGTAGTTTTGGTAACCCTGATAGGTCTATATTTTCTGCAACAGGATTGCTACAATATAATCTTAACTCTAATTTAAACATAGGCTTTAATGTAAGACAGGATGTAAATTCGGATTTTAAAAGTCCATTATTGTTTTCAGTGGATGCATTAATTGGTGTTACAGAGTATTACAAAATTAAAATTAACGGATCTAAAAACTATAGAATCCCAACATTCAATGATTTGTTTTGGCAGCCAGGTGGAAATTTAGATTTGGTACCAGAATCGTCCTATCAAATAGATTTAGGACATGTTTTAGATTTTGATTGGTTGCATTTACAATTAAATACATATTACATAAAATCAAAAAATTTGATACAATGGAAACCATCTAATTCTGGTTTTTGGTCACCACAAAATATTGCTGAAGCTCATAGTTATGGGTTAGAGTTAGGTATAGGTGTTACCAAGAAAATTAATAATCATCAATTAAAACTTAGTTCTAATTATTCTTATACAGTATCAGAAAACTTAGAGACAAAAAAACAATTAATTTATGTGCCATTCCATAAAGCCAATGCAACAATTGCTTATTGTTTTAAAAGGTTGAGTACGTATTATCAACACCTTTTTAATGGATCAGTTTTTACAACATCAGACAATTTAGAAGGTCCTTTTTATAGTTTAGAGTCTTTTAATGTATCCAATTTTGGCGTCAATTATAAAGTATTGCAACATTCTGATCATCAAATTGATTTAGGATTAAAAGTGAATAACGTATTTAATAAACTATATCAAAATGTGGCATTTAGACCAATGCCAAATCGAAATTTTAATATTCAATTACACTATAAATTTTAA
- a CDS encoding YncE family protein: protein MKKVIYSIVTLSLLVFSCSNDDDAFMPSEPLGAYENGILVSGEGGPSSISYISNDFSVTENQVYFNVNDENLGVYLQSVGFNDDKAYVVVDAGTITIINRYTFEKLGTIDTGLTLPRYIAFDGTTAYVSDWADPNNATDDYVAVVDLNSNTVTSTIAVSEGPEQVLVNANKLYVSHKGGYNVNNVVSVINTIDSSLETITVNDVPDEMFIDNQGHLIVLSSGANQSWLTPPVETVASITRIDLNDNSIISNMEFSEGQHPGLMTYSDGNAYYVLNNGVYSLSDSDTSLPAASLFNITAGYAYGLSVKNNLLYVTDASFTENSTLKVYDIPAGTETNSFDVGLGASKIYFN, encoded by the coding sequence ATGAAAAAAGTCATTTACTCAATTGTAACCTTGTCATTATTAGTCTTTTCTTGTTCTAATGATGATGATGCATTTATGCCATCAGAACCTTTAGGAGCTTATGAAAACGGAATTTTAGTTAGTGGAGAAGGCGGACCATCTTCAATTTCTTATATATCAAATGATTTTTCTGTAACAGAAAATCAAGTGTATTTTAATGTCAACGATGAAAACTTAGGGGTGTATTTGCAATCTGTTGGATTTAATGATGATAAGGCATATGTAGTGGTTGATGCAGGAACAATTACTATTATTAATCGTTATACATTTGAAAAATTAGGAACGATAGATACAGGATTAACTTTACCAAGATATATTGCTTTTGATGGAACAACTGCTTACGTGTCTGATTGGGCTGATCCAAATAATGCAACAGATGATTACGTAGCTGTTGTCGATTTAAACTCAAACACAGTAACTTCTACTATAGCTGTATCAGAAGGGCCAGAACAAGTTTTAGTAAATGCAAACAAATTATATGTATCTCATAAAGGAGGTTATAATGTTAATAATGTTGTATCCGTAATCAATACAATAGATAGCTCTCTAGAAACTATAACAGTTAACGATGTGCCTGATGAAATGTTTATTGATAATCAGGGACATTTAATAGTGTTGAGTTCTGGAGCAAATCAATCTTGGTTAACACCTCCAGTTGAAACAGTAGCATCAATTACAAGAATTGATTTAAATGATAATTCTATAATTTCTAATATGGAGTTTTCTGAAGGACAACATCCTGGTTTAATGACTTATAGTGACGGTAATGCTTATTATGTCTTAAATAATGGAGTATATAGTTTATCTGATAGCGATACTAGTTTACCAGCTGCTTCATTGTTTAATATTACTGCTGGTTATGCTTATGGTTTGTCTGTTAAAAACAACCTTTTATATGTAACAGATGCTAGTTTTACAGAGAATAGTACTTTAAAAGTATATGATATCCCTGCAGGAACAGAAACAAATAGTTTTGATGTTGGATTAGGAGCTTCTAAAATTTACTTCAACTAA
- a CDS encoding DUF5074 domain-containing protein codes for MKKKYLFVLTFIISVLGFSGYAQNYDNGVFILNEGMFGTNTASVSFLNDSGTLDNDVFTTGNPGQDIGQLGQGMGFDGDNAYIIGSGSSEVNVVNSETFAHIATVTTGFNNPRYIAFDNGFGYITDWGDPGVTTDDYVAVMDLSTNTVVSTIAVVEGPERIVKKNNQLFIAHQGGYGFGTAVSIIDLTDNSVSQITVGDIPNSISVDDDYVYVLCGGKPAWSGDETLGQLYRIDLTDYSVMTISDFAATERPNYLQVDNGEAFYVLNNNIYNFDFTGSLPTTAFIDTSAQNVTLAYGLSLIDETLYLADAEDYVSNGKIRTYTTLGVYQNEYIVGLIPNGVYKNEMALGIYAPPADQTGSTAIAQDSPLFLEWATGATITRGLINISNPSATDGGSNYATFGTSDSALGMADGAVVSLGDGGQAILTFDTPIIDGTGFDFAVFENSFSDTFLELAFVEVSSDGVNYFRFPSHSQTQTDTQVGGFGSVDARYVNNLAGKYRSGFGTPFDISDIDDSALLDKNNITHIRVIDAVGSIDPAYATYDSYGNIVNELFSTPYTSSGFDLNAIGVINKNTLGVNSFSKEIKITLYPNPTTSQFYVSETGLVSVYSSEGRLVLKKNVESTNVPVNIENLTSGIYIVNITSDKGSATLKVVKK; via the coding sequence ATGAAAAAAAAATATCTATTCGTATTAACATTTATCATTAGCGTATTAGGCTTTTCTGGCTATGCTCAGAATTATGATAATGGTGTTTTTATATTAAATGAAGGTATGTTTGGTACTAATACAGCTTCAGTTTCATTTTTAAATGATTCTGGAACACTAGATAACGATGTTTTTACAACAGGAAATCCGGGACAAGATATTGGACAATTAGGGCAAGGTATGGGATTTGATGGCGATAATGCGTACATCATTGGAAGTGGAAGTAGTGAGGTTAATGTTGTAAATAGTGAAACATTCGCACACATTGCAACGGTAACAACAGGTTTTAATAATCCAAGATATATTGCGTTTGATAATGGGTTTGGCTACATAACTGATTGGGGTGATCCAGGAGTTACCACAGACGATTATGTTGCAGTAATGGATTTGTCAACAAATACAGTGGTAAGCACAATAGCGGTAGTAGAAGGACCAGAAAGAATTGTAAAAAAGAATAATCAATTATTTATAGCACATCAAGGGGGGTATGGTTTTGGTACTGCAGTGTCTATAATAGATTTAACAGATAATAGTGTATCTCAAATAACAGTTGGGGATATTCCTAATTCTATTTCAGTAGACGACGATTACGTGTATGTGCTTTGTGGCGGGAAACCTGCTTGGTCTGGAGATGAGACTTTAGGGCAATTATATAGAATCGACTTAACAGATTACTCTGTAATGACTATTTCAGATTTTGCTGCAACTGAGCGCCCAAATTATTTGCAAGTTGATAATGGAGAAGCTTTTTATGTCTTAAATAATAATATTTATAATTTCGATTTTACAGGAAGTTTACCAACGACTGCTTTTATTGATACATCTGCTCAAAACGTAACTTTAGCTTATGGTTTGTCTTTAATTGATGAGACATTATATTTAGCGGATGCTGAGGATTATGTAAGTAATGGTAAAATAAGAACCTATACTACATTGGGGGTTTACCAAAACGAGTATATAGTAGGTCTTATTCCAAACGGCGTTTATAAAAATGAAATGGCACTAGGTATATATGCGCCACCTGCAGATCAGACTGGATCGACTGCGATTGCACAGGATAGTCCATTATTTTTAGAATGGGCAACTGGAGCGACTATAACAAGAGGATTAATTAATATTTCTAATCCTTCTGCAACGGATGGTGGTAGCAATTATGCTACCTTCGGGACATCAGATTCTGCTTTAGGTATGGCAGATGGAGCTGTAGTAAGTCTAGGAGATGGAGGTCAAGCAATTTTAACATTTGATACGCCAATTATAGATGGTACAGGTTTTGATTTTGCTGTTTTTGAGAATAGTTTTAGTGATACTTTTTTAGAATTAGCTTTTGTTGAGGTAAGTTCAGACGGGGTTAATTATTTTAGATTCCCATCTCATAGCCAAACACAAACAGACACACAAGTAGGTGGTTTTGGAAGTGTTGATGCGAGATATGTTAATAATTTGGCTGGAAAATACCGTTCTGGATTTGGTACTCCTTTTGATATTAGTGATATCGATGATTCAGCCTTATTGGATAAAAATAATATTACACATATTAGAGTTATAGATGCTGTTGGATCTATAGATCCTGCATATGCGACTTATGATTCTTATGGGAATATAGTTAACGAACTTTTTTCTACACCTTATACTTCTAGCGGGTTTGATTTAAATGCTATTGGTGTTATAAACAAGAATACATTGGGTGTGAATTCTTTTTCAAAAGAAATAAAAATAACACTATATCCTAACCCGACAACGTCTCAATTTTATGTTTCAGAGACAGGTTTAGTATCTGTTTATTCTTCTGAAGGACGTTTGGTTTTAAAGAAAAATGTGGAGTCTACTAATGTTCCGGTAAATATCGAAAATTTAACTTCAGGAATTTATATCGTAAATATTACTTCTGACAAAGGAAGTGCTACGCTTAAAGTTGTTAAAAAGTAA
- a CDS encoding adenine nucleotide alpha hydrolase — translation MRHKTYFNWSSGKDSALALYHLLQDDSYAVEQLITTVNTHYNRVTMHGLRQELLTAQTNALNIKAILIELPEMPSMETYEDIMLQTITALKEEQFTHSAFGDIYLEDLKIYRETQLATQNIKTVFPLWKRDTKQLITEFLELGFKTIVVCANSKYFDQNFVGTIIDEHFVDNLPEGVDPCGENGEFHTFCFDGPIFKNPIPFTIGEKVYREYNAPKTAGNSVCKSDAETYGVWYCDLIP, via the coding sequence TTGCGTCATAAAACATACTTTAATTGGAGCTCTGGCAAAGATTCGGCTTTAGCCCTTTACCACTTATTACAAGACGATTCTTATGCTGTTGAACAACTAATTACAACCGTCAACACCCATTATAACCGTGTCACAATGCATGGTTTAAGACAAGAACTATTAACAGCACAAACTAATGCTTTAAATATAAAAGCAATCCTTATAGAACTTCCAGAAATGCCTAGTATGGAAACCTATGAAGACATTATGTTACAAACAATAACGGCATTAAAAGAAGAGCAATTTACCCATAGTGCCTTTGGTGATATTTATTTAGAGGATTTAAAAATCTACAGAGAAACACAATTAGCCACACAAAATATAAAAACGGTCTTTCCGTTATGGAAACGGGACACAAAACAACTTATTACAGAGTTTTTGGAGCTGGGCTTTAAAACAATAGTCGTTTGTGCCAATTCTAAATACTTTGACCAAAATTTTGTAGGAACGATTATAGACGAGCATTTTGTAGATAATTTACCTGAAGGTGTTGATCCATGTGGAGAAAATGGCGAGTTCCATACCTTTTGTTTTGATGGTCCAATCTTTAAAAATCCGATCCCGTTTACCATCGGAGAAAAAGTTTATCGTGAGTATAATGCGCCTAAAACCGCTGGTAATTCTGTTTGTAAAAGTGATGCCGAAACCTATGGTGTTTGGTATTGTGACTTAATTCCGTAA
- a CDS encoding S41 family peptidase, with product MTIKKTWIYTILLLACFSITACFEDQDDNLIPDNDIKDFVWKGLNLWYLWQNEVPDLADNRFSNTDDYTSYLDGYSSPNALFDDLQHSDDRFSWIVDDYFTLNNALNGISKSNGMEFGLGLIDGGPQVFGAIQYILPNTDASASDLQRGDLFLTVDGTTLTQTNYTNLLFSSNDTYTIGLAEIDSSDNLVLTGETVTLTKQVYEENPIFITNTFTVDGIKVGYLMYNRFTSNFDQQLNDAFGQFLAEGVQELVLDLRYNPGGSVGSAINLSSMIAGKPTSDLFLKQQWNNKIQAALTDEEVSRNFVDKLTDGTAINTLNLNKVYILAQYSSASASELVINGLNPHIEVVHIGSATRGKNEFSITLYDSPDCAYSCTTGINPNHIWAMQPLVGRNENAAGFYQFEAGLIPTIELGETVSNYGVLGQQDEPLLARAIQHLTGNGRFGTTETNSQFTIFENSNTQTLTRDNMYLNDKDLPNIFK from the coding sequence ATGACTATTAAAAAGACTTGGATTTATACCATACTATTATTAGCATGCTTTAGTATCACGGCTTGTTTTGAGGATCAAGATGATAACTTAATTCCTGATAATGATATAAAAGATTTTGTTTGGAAAGGTTTAAATCTTTGGTATCTATGGCAAAATGAAGTCCCTGACTTAGCGGACAACAGATTTTCTAATACTGACGATTACACGTCTTATTTGGATGGTTACAGTTCGCCAAATGCTCTTTTTGACGATTTACAACATAGTGATGACCGCTTTAGTTGGATTGTTGACGACTATTTTACTTTAAACAATGCTCTTAATGGGATATCTAAAAGTAACGGAATGGAATTTGGATTAGGTTTAATAGACGGGGGACCACAAGTTTTTGGAGCTATACAATACATACTACCAAACACGGACGCATCGGCATCAGACTTACAACGTGGTGATCTATTTTTAACTGTTGATGGTACGACACTAACGCAAACCAACTACACTAACTTGTTATTTTCTAGTAATGATACTTATACTATCGGTCTAGCCGAAATAGATAGTAGTGATAATTTAGTATTAACTGGCGAAACAGTAACATTAACAAAACAAGTGTACGAAGAAAACCCAATATTTATAACCAATACGTTTACCGTAGACGGTATAAAAGTGGGGTATTTAATGTATAATCGTTTTACAAGTAATTTTGACCAGCAGCTTAATGATGCTTTTGGACAATTTTTAGCGGAAGGCGTACAAGAGTTAGTTTTAGATTTACGCTATAACCCAGGAGGAAGCGTAGGCTCTGCAATTAATTTATCCAGTATGATTGCCGGCAAACCTACCTCTGATTTATTTTTAAAACAACAGTGGAATAACAAAATACAGGCGGCATTAACGGATGAAGAGGTGTCAAGAAATTTTGTAGATAAATTAACCGACGGAACAGCAATTAACACACTTAACCTTAATAAAGTATATATATTGGCACAATATAGTTCTGCTTCTGCAAGCGAGTTAGTTATTAATGGCCTAAACCCTCATATTGAAGTTGTCCATATTGGAAGTGCTACTAGAGGAAAAAACGAATTTTCTATAACCCTTTATGATAGTCCAGATTGCGCATACTCATGTACAACAGGTATCAATCCAAATCATATCTGGGCGATGCAACCTTTAGTTGGTCGCAATGAAAATGCGGCTGGTTTTTATCAATTTGAAGCTGGGTTAATTCCAACTATTGAATTAGGAGAAACGGTTTCTAATTATGGCGTTTTAGGACAACAAGACGAGCCTCTTTTAGCAAGAGCGATACAACACTTAACTGGTAATGGACGATTTGGTACGACTGAAACTAATAGTCAATTTACTATCTTTGAAAACTCTAATACACAAACGCTAACTAGAGATAATATGTATCTCAATGATAAGGACCTCCCTAATATCTTTAAATAA
- a CDS encoding RNA polymerase sigma factor: MTQLEFLKIVMPFKDKVFRLAKRLLVSREEAEDATQEVILKLWKNKSKIENYKNVEAFSMTMTKNFCLDKLKSKQAQNLKIVHSNYQDHSVALQKQIEVNDSLQWVAKIIEELPEQQKMVVQLRDIEQYDFDEIAKMLDMNPTAVRVALSRARKIIREKLTSTHNYGVK, translated from the coding sequence ATGACACAGTTAGAGTTTTTAAAAATAGTAATGCCTTTTAAGGATAAGGTTTTTCGTTTAGCAAAACGATTACTAGTGTCTCGGGAGGAAGCTGAAGATGCCACGCAGGAAGTGATATTAAAACTATGGAAGAATAAAAGTAAAATAGAAAATTATAAAAATGTGGAAGCATTTTCCATGACGATGACTAAAAACTTTTGTTTAGATAAATTAAAATCTAAACAAGCGCAAAATTTAAAAATAGTACATAGTAACTATCAAGATCATAGTGTTGCATTACAAAAGCAGATAGAAGTAAATGATAGCTTACAATGGGTTGCTAAGATTATTGAAGAATTGCCAGAACAACAAAAAATGGTCGTGCAGTTAAGAGATATAGAGCAATACGATTTTGACGAAATTGCAAAAATGCTAGATATGAATCCTACAGCAGTACGTGTAGCCTTATCAAGAGCAAGAAAAATAATAAGAGAAAAATTAACTAGTACACATAATTATGGTGTTAAATAA